One part of the Salmo salar chromosome ssa10, Ssal_v3.1, whole genome shotgun sequence genome encodes these proteins:
- the dda1 gene encoding DET1- and DDB1-associated protein 1, producing the protein MDKADFLKGLPVYNKSNFSRFHADSVCKASNRRPSVYLPTREYPSEQIIVTEKTNILLRYLHHHWDKKNAAKKREQEQGEGGGPAPPCKIARTDSQEMNEDS; encoded by the exons GCGGATTTCTTAAAGGGTCTCCCCGTTTACAACAAGAGCAACTTCAGCCGGTTCCATGCAGACTCTGTGTGTAAAGCATCG AACCGAAGACCGTCCGTGTACCTCCCGACACGTGAGTACCCCTCAGAACAGA TTATTGTCACAGAGAAAACCAATATCCTCCTGCGTTACCTTCATCATCACTGGGACAAAAAG AACGCAGCGAAGAAGAGGGAACAGGagcaaggagagggagggggtccaGCACCTCCATGCAAAATCGCCAGGACAGATAGCCAAGAGATGAACGAGGACtcttag